From a single Micromonospora pallida genomic region:
- a CDS encoding FtsK/SpoIIIE domain-containing protein, translated as MERELRIAVRGREVPMMVRAGARATVADLAAAIDRASPDAGPVGRAAPVRLWLRGRPLSRTARLADLPLPAGSRIEVAARPEEAGTEPVGTVEVAVVGGAGGVAATSFHPGTDLTVGRSPEAGLVLTDPEVSRVHARLTTGRDGVAELADAGSRNGTAWRGVRLDAPTPIAPGDVFGVGETVLTLRPVDPADAPVEPVDAAGTIQYNRPPRISVRAATPRLTVPRRPEPPRTVRFPLLAVLLPVLLGGVAYAIFPNAGYLLLFMALSPLLLLANVFSDRRGGRKEYRQALADYERQRTELTERLDRLAEEQGRTRREELPDPGRLLRTATGPTRRLFERRPADADFLRLRVGLASTLVEAVLTGPGAELEASAEPLELPAVAQSPIAVDLTVAGVLGLAGPRPGLLATVRAVLAQLATLHAPHDVGIVLLTGGDEADDWGWLSWLPHTLPHTADLECDRMVATDAEQARARLAGLRRIVDQRRAERAATLRAGAPVGRRLVLVADGARRLRGLPGLAELLADGPEVGVYAICLDALETELPGECRATVVVNSGSGTRAMVRRPERPDLDGVLLDRLDPSAAARLGHALAPLRVLGERWGEGGGVPETVRLLELAGLGRTPGPAQIQQRWAAEPAGRSTRVLLGVGPDGPITVDLRRDGPHALIAGTSGAGKSELLQTLVTGLALGNTPDALSLVLVDYKGGSAFAECAQLPHCVGMVTDLDGHLVNRALSALRAELRRREALLAEAAAKDIDDYWAITGGRLPRLVIVIDEFASLVEEVPEFVSGVVGIGMRGRSLGVHVVMATQRPAGSVNAELRANLNLRICLRVTSAADSADVVDVPDAARLSRHQPGRAYLRAGHSDLTLVQTARIGWPRVAATAEPTSVTLRPRRVRDLGRGPAPTAEAPAVPHQPALTDGATPPLVPAGPAAPSGGVVAAVPEQVETDLTVLVAAIRGAAEAAGIRTPESPWLPPLPELVVDAELARGTGGGALAAPVGLADHPEQQAQRPYLLDLERTGPVLVAGMARSGRSTLLRALVVGLTRRTGPADLHLYLLDQGNRALAPLAGLPHCGAYVDGDDSDRTTRVLTLLDAEIGRRQRLLASGGYAALAEQRAAVADTEALPYLVLILDRYETFVARYGETDGGRLVDLLDSLLRRGPAVGVVTVLATDRSGFTHRLSGAVATRLILAHADPDDLAAYGINPREVPRTMPPGRAIGLPGNSMFQVALLDPDPDGTVQATAVQRHVAVTRSRWDGLPAELLPQRVDPLPVAITAVEADALRRGPLPTRPTVGTVGVGGDHLGPVDVDLAELGHTFLVAGAPGTGRSGALLALADSLLRRPGALPVVALCPRPSPLQELAGRPGVAAVLTGPRADAELAAVLADLPGPVTVLVDDAELLADGSAAHLLEELARQARDTGNLLLAAGTTDDLVQLRYRGWLARMCRAQAGLLLNPVSHVDGDLFEVKLPRSTCGAWPPGRGLLMLRRRASQLQIPLLELAVRG; from the coding sequence ATGGAACGGGAACTGCGGATCGCGGTGAGGGGACGGGAGGTCCCGATGATGGTGCGGGCAGGAGCCCGGGCCACCGTCGCGGACCTCGCCGCAGCGATCGACCGGGCGTCGCCGGACGCCGGTCCGGTGGGGCGGGCCGCCCCGGTCCGGCTCTGGCTCCGGGGACGGCCGTTGTCCCGTACCGCCCGGCTGGCCGACCTGCCGCTGCCCGCCGGTAGCCGGATCGAGGTGGCCGCCCGCCCGGAGGAGGCCGGCACCGAGCCGGTCGGCACGGTCGAGGTGGCCGTCGTCGGCGGGGCCGGTGGCGTGGCGGCCACCTCGTTCCACCCCGGCACGGACCTCACCGTCGGCCGGTCACCCGAGGCCGGCCTCGTGCTGACCGATCCGGAGGTCAGCCGGGTCCACGCCCGCCTGACGACCGGACGGGACGGCGTCGCGGAACTGGCCGACGCCGGTTCGCGCAACGGTACGGCCTGGCGGGGCGTCCGGCTGGACGCGCCGACCCCGATCGCCCCGGGGGACGTCTTCGGCGTCGGCGAGACGGTGCTGACGCTGCGGCCGGTGGACCCGGCCGACGCCCCGGTCGAGCCGGTCGACGCGGCCGGCACCATCCAGTACAACCGGCCACCCCGGATCAGCGTCCGCGCCGCCACCCCCCGGCTGACCGTGCCCCGCCGCCCCGAACCGCCGCGCACCGTACGGTTTCCGCTGCTGGCCGTCCTGCTGCCGGTCCTGCTGGGCGGGGTGGCGTACGCGATCTTCCCGAACGCCGGCTACCTGCTGCTGTTCATGGCGCTCTCGCCGCTGCTGCTGCTGGCCAACGTCTTCTCCGACCGGCGCGGCGGTCGCAAGGAGTACCGCCAGGCGCTGGCCGACTACGAGCGGCAGCGCACCGAGCTGACCGAGCGCCTGGACCGCCTCGCCGAAGAGCAGGGGCGGACCCGGCGGGAGGAACTGCCCGACCCGGGACGCCTGCTGCGGACGGCCACCGGACCCACCCGGCGCCTCTTCGAACGCCGCCCGGCGGACGCCGACTTCCTGCGGCTGCGGGTGGGCCTCGCGTCGACCCTGGTGGAGGCGGTCCTCACCGGACCGGGCGCCGAACTCGAGGCGAGCGCCGAACCCCTGGAACTGCCGGCGGTGGCGCAGAGCCCGATCGCCGTGGACCTGACCGTCGCCGGGGTGCTCGGACTGGCCGGTCCCCGGCCCGGTCTGCTGGCCACCGTCCGCGCGGTCCTCGCCCAGCTCGCCACCCTGCACGCCCCGCACGACGTCGGGATCGTCCTGCTCACCGGGGGTGACGAGGCCGACGACTGGGGTTGGCTGAGCTGGCTGCCGCACACCCTGCCGCACACCGCCGACCTGGAGTGCGACCGGATGGTCGCCACCGACGCCGAACAGGCCCGGGCCCGGCTGGCCGGGCTGCGGCGCATCGTCGACCAGCGCCGGGCCGAACGGGCCGCCACGCTCCGGGCCGGTGCTCCGGTCGGGCGGCGGCTGGTCCTGGTGGCCGACGGGGCCCGCCGGCTGCGCGGCCTGCCCGGGTTGGCCGAACTGCTCGCCGACGGCCCCGAGGTGGGGGTCTACGCGATCTGCCTGGACGCGCTGGAGACCGAACTGCCCGGCGAGTGCCGGGCCACCGTGGTGGTCAACAGCGGCTCGGGCACCCGGGCGATGGTGCGCCGACCGGAGCGCCCCGACCTGGACGGAGTGCTGCTGGACCGCCTCGACCCGAGCGCCGCCGCCAGGCTGGGGCACGCGTTGGCCCCGCTGCGGGTGCTCGGCGAGCGCTGGGGTGAGGGCGGCGGCGTACCGGAGACGGTCCGGCTGCTCGAACTGGCCGGGCTGGGCCGTACCCCGGGGCCGGCGCAGATCCAGCAGCGCTGGGCCGCCGAGCCGGCCGGCCGCTCCACCCGGGTGCTGCTCGGCGTCGGACCGGACGGGCCGATCACCGTCGACCTGCGGCGGGACGGCCCGCACGCGCTGATCGCCGGCACCAGCGGCGCCGGCAAGTCGGAGCTGTTGCAGACCCTCGTCACCGGCCTGGCGCTCGGCAACACCCCGGACGCGCTCTCCCTGGTGCTGGTCGACTACAAGGGCGGCAGCGCATTCGCCGAGTGCGCCCAGCTTCCGCACTGCGTCGGCATGGTCACCGACCTGGACGGACACCTGGTCAACCGGGCCCTGTCCGCGCTCCGCGCCGAGCTGCGCCGCCGGGAGGCCCTGCTCGCCGAGGCGGCGGCCAAGGACATCGACGACTACTGGGCGATCACCGGTGGGCGGCTGCCCCGACTGGTCATCGTGATCGACGAGTTCGCCTCGCTGGTGGAGGAGGTACCCGAGTTCGTCAGCGGGGTGGTGGGCATCGGCATGCGTGGGCGCAGCCTCGGCGTACACGTGGTGATGGCCACCCAGCGCCCGGCCGGCTCGGTCAACGCCGAACTGCGCGCCAACCTCAACCTGCGGATCTGCCTGCGGGTCACCAGCGCGGCCGACAGCGCCGACGTGGTGGACGTACCCGACGCCGCCCGGCTCTCCCGGCACCAACCCGGTCGGGCGTACCTGCGGGCCGGGCACAGCGACCTGACCCTGGTGCAGACCGCCCGGATCGGCTGGCCCCGGGTGGCGGCCACGGCGGAACCGACCAGCGTGACGCTGCGCCCCCGACGGGTCCGGGACCTGGGGCGCGGCCCCGCCCCGACCGCCGAGGCGCCGGCCGTCCCGCACCAGCCGGCCCTGACGGACGGCGCGACGCCGCCGCTGGTCCCCGCTGGACCGGCAGCGCCATCCGGCGGGGTCGTTGCCGCAGTTCCCGAGCAGGTGGAGACCGACCTGACCGTGCTGGTCGCGGCGATCCGGGGTGCGGCCGAGGCAGCCGGGATCCGGACGCCGGAGAGCCCCTGGCTGCCGCCCCTGCCCGAGCTGGTGGTCGACGCCGAACTGGCCCGGGGCACCGGCGGCGGGGCGCTGGCCGCTCCGGTCGGGCTTGCCGACCACCCCGAGCAGCAGGCACAGCGCCCGTACCTGCTGGACCTGGAACGCACCGGGCCGGTGCTGGTCGCCGGGATGGCCCGCAGTGGCCGGTCCACCCTGCTGCGCGCGCTCGTGGTCGGGCTGACCCGACGGACCGGCCCGGCCGACCTGCACCTCTACCTGCTCGACCAGGGCAACCGGGCGCTGGCTCCGCTGGCCGGGCTGCCGCACTGCGGGGCGTACGTCGACGGCGACGACAGCGACCGCACCACCCGGGTGCTCACCCTGCTGGACGCCGAGATCGGCCGCCGGCAGCGGTTGCTGGCCAGCGGCGGGTACGCGGCACTGGCCGAGCAGCGGGCCGCCGTCGCCGACACCGAGGCGCTGCCCTACCTGGTGCTGATCCTGGACCGGTACGAGACGTTCGTCGCCCGGTACGGCGAGACCGACGGCGGACGGCTGGTCGACCTGCTCGACTCCCTGCTGCGTCGGGGACCGGCGGTGGGCGTGGTGACCGTGCTCGCCACCGACCGGTCCGGGTTCACCCACCGCCTCTCCGGGGCGGTGGCCACCCGGCTGATCCTGGCCCACGCCGACCCGGACGACCTGGCCGCGTACGGCATCAACCCGCGCGAGGTGCCCCGGACGATGCCGCCGGGACGGGCCATCGGCCTCCCCGGGAACTCCATGTTCCAGGTGGCGCTCCTGGACCCCGACCCGGACGGCACGGTGCAGGCGACCGCGGTGCAGCGGCACGTCGCGGTGACCCGCTCCCGCTGGGACGGGCTGCCGGCGGAACTGCTGCCGCAGCGGGTCGACCCGCTGCCGGTGGCGATCACCGCCGTCGAGGCCGACGCGCTGCGTCGGGGCCCGCTGCCGACCCGGCCCACCGTCGGCACGGTCGGCGTCGGCGGGGACCACCTCGGCCCGGTCGACGTGGACCTCGCCGAACTCGGACACACCTTCCTGGTCGCCGGGGCCCCCGGCACCGGACGCAGTGGAGCCCTCCTGGCGTTGGCCGACTCGCTGCTGCGCCGGCCGGGAGCGCTGCCGGTGGTGGCCCTCTGCCCCCGTCCGTCCCCGTTGCAGGAACTGGCCGGCCGACCCGGCGTGGCGGCCGTCCTGACCGGACCACGGGCCGACGCCGAACTGGCCGCGGTGCTGGCCGACCTGCCCGGTCCGGTCACCGTGCTGGTCGACGACGCCGAACTGCTCGCCGACGGGTCGGCCGCGCACCTGCTGGAGGAACTGGCCCGGCAGGCCCGGGACACCGGCAACCTGCTGCTCGCCGCCGGCACCACCGACGACCTGGTCCAGTTGCGTTACCGGGGCTGGTTGGCCCGGATGTGCCGGGCCCAGGCCGGGCTGCTGCTCAACCCGGTCTCGCACGTCGACGGTGACCTGTTCGAGGTGAAGCTGCCCCGCTCGACCTGCGGCGCCTGGCCGCCCGGTCGGGGACTGCTGATGCTGCGCCGACGGGCCAGTCAGCTCCAGATCCCCCTGCTCGAGCTGGCGGTACGCGGATGA
- a CDS encoding WXG100 family type VII secretion target translates to MSVIGGEIPQLHSLNTNFNRQSSAVDSLLRELRNELANTYWRGGAADRFRTSWSSEYEPALTRLSAALQDAALEVRRRADALEQAGG, encoded by the coding sequence ATGTCGGTCATCGGTGGCGAGATTCCCCAACTGCACTCCCTGAACACCAACTTCAACCGGCAGAGCTCGGCGGTGGACAGCCTGCTGCGCGAGCTGCGTAACGAGCTGGCCAACACCTACTGGCGCGGCGGGGCGGCCGACCGGTTCCGTACCTCCTGGAGCAGCGAGTACGAGCCGGCGCTGACCCGCCTCTCCGCCGCCCTTCAGGACGCGGCGCTGGAGGTCCGGCGGCGCGCGGACGCCCTGGAGCAGGCCGGCGGCTGA
- a CDS encoding FHA domain-containing protein, giving the protein MTGMRIEAADHTVELDPDQRLTFGRVRECTICLDPTDTGISRIAGTVAREGDTWWLTNSSTTRPLSVVDDLGFRSVLAPGRRIAVESPTKVLVDGTHGQHGLTLLPSAVPAPAGEAPPEDVAEATAVGAEVMISTADRLAMVALFAGYLEELPRYDPYPKSYAAAAARLGWPRSTLVKRIEYLRTRLHAAGVPNMTGFSALTNLAEYAISRGLVTREDLALLRR; this is encoded by the coding sequence GTGACAGGGATGCGGATCGAGGCGGCCGATCACACAGTGGAACTGGACCCGGACCAGCGGTTGACCTTCGGACGGGTCCGGGAGTGCACCATCTGCCTGGACCCGACCGACACCGGCATCTCCCGGATCGCCGGCACGGTGGCCCGGGAGGGCGACACCTGGTGGCTGACGAACAGCTCCACCACGCGTCCGCTCTCCGTCGTGGACGACCTGGGGTTCCGGTCGGTGCTGGCACCGGGCCGGCGGATCGCGGTGGAGAGTCCGACCAAGGTGCTGGTGGACGGCACGCACGGCCAGCACGGGCTGACCCTGCTGCCGTCGGCGGTCCCGGCGCCGGCCGGCGAGGCGCCGCCCGAGGACGTGGCCGAGGCGACCGCGGTCGGCGCCGAGGTGATGATCAGTACGGCGGACCGGCTGGCCATGGTGGCGCTCTTCGCCGGTTATCTCGAGGAACTGCCCCGCTACGACCCGTACCCGAAGAGCTACGCGGCGGCCGCGGCGCGGCTCGGCTGGCCGCGCAGCACCCTGGTCAAGCGGATCGAGTACCTGCGGACCCGGCTGCACGCCGCCGGGGTGCCCAACATGACCGGCTTCAGCGCGCTGACCAACCTGGCCGAGTACGCGATCAGCCGGGGCCTGGTGACCAGGGAGGACCTCGCCCTGCTCCGCCGCTGA
- a CDS encoding PASTA domain-containing protein: protein MSGSAGTDRSTPPPRRSASALRRLAAVRPSRKTLTGTRLNRILLVTALAVGATAFAFGTGYRSSRAAFDDGGAYLQKSSRVVHVNADNRDIDARTAKQLATGKQTLEVVQVGPELVYVVNNETGVVTRLPTESLEAEPVQRRPDSKGKLSVVTGGGSTYLVDAEQGTLNRLERKDGPGAPVPAPRVTKAVVDGNGTAWAYAPESGELVQISGGTVTGKQRVTGSGEQVGLTLVSGAPVLYRPETGQASLYGPDGLRRQLDLDARYGISSAPGAPNHLAVVVPNSGELVIADFGSGEVKRMTLPDRAGHQFGPPVVLGGRVYVPDFTSRHVLVVPVNELRVATYTTVPGTSATFEVSVRDSRVWINDPHGSGIVVSFDGNGRSTEIDITGRGDDPPKPAPSKSATPPPPTRTPKTPPPKPAELLTVPDLVGLDRTAACAQLEPKLRCVAVAQPDGEGETDKVLSTNPPAGSRLSAGKPVTVVYRGPARVPRVVDLPAGQACQALIAARLKCVDRVSGLASSGNEVRVVTAQNPAPDSAADTDAPVEITYPAQIAVGNFAGQPYDTACPVGLNCVPRNLGPGTPAYVVVAQTPAAGAGADPGSNVVLDHYGHPAVPALVGMNPDQACATLQAAQLACNRNDNAVTLQVNQVLAQDPAPGAALPAGSPVTITYESTAPAPLHRFKAPAPNRANFLSPGGGGPGGWSQQSTIGRVYPPDAAVPGLQNIYQSRCVSGCGEVGGYYYSGNPQVQQNWVMEGAAFACFTDSPPGTVPLHALMHGADAVWVFAEPGSAEYQYFKDNGFGRFEFRICNVWPRP from the coding sequence ATGTCCGGCTCTGCTGGAACAGACCGATCCACTCCACCGCCACGGCGCAGCGCGAGCGCGCTGCGTCGGCTGGCCGCCGTACGGCCCAGTCGGAAGACCCTGACCGGGACCCGGCTCAACCGGATCCTGCTGGTGACCGCCCTGGCCGTCGGGGCAACCGCGTTCGCCTTCGGCACCGGTTACCGGTCCTCCCGGGCGGCCTTCGACGACGGCGGCGCGTACCTGCAGAAGTCGTCCCGGGTGGTGCACGTCAACGCGGACAACCGGGACATCGACGCGCGGACCGCCAAGCAGCTCGCCACCGGGAAGCAGACCCTGGAGGTGGTGCAGGTCGGACCGGAGCTGGTCTACGTGGTCAACAACGAGACCGGCGTGGTCACCCGCCTGCCCACCGAATCCCTGGAAGCGGAGCCGGTGCAGCGGCGGCCCGACTCCAAGGGCAAGCTCTCCGTGGTGACGGGCGGCGGGTCGACCTACCTGGTCGACGCCGAGCAGGGCACCCTCAACCGGCTGGAGCGCAAGGACGGGCCGGGCGCGCCGGTGCCGGCGCCGCGCGTCACCAAGGCGGTCGTCGACGGCAACGGCACCGCCTGGGCGTACGCGCCGGAGAGCGGCGAGCTGGTGCAGATCAGCGGCGGTACGGTCACCGGCAAGCAGCGGGTCACCGGCAGCGGCGAGCAGGTCGGGCTGACCCTGGTCAGCGGTGCGCCGGTGCTCTACCGGCCGGAGACCGGACAGGCCAGCCTCTACGGGCCGGACGGGCTGCGTCGCCAGCTCGACCTCGACGCCCGGTACGGGATCTCCTCCGCCCCCGGCGCCCCGAACCACCTGGCCGTGGTGGTGCCGAACAGCGGCGAACTGGTGATCGCCGACTTCGGCAGCGGCGAGGTGAAGCGCATGACGCTGCCGGACCGGGCCGGGCACCAGTTCGGCCCGCCGGTCGTCCTCGGCGGCCGGGTGTACGTACCGGACTTCACCTCCCGGCACGTGCTGGTGGTTCCGGTAAACGAGCTGCGGGTGGCCACCTACACCACCGTGCCGGGCACCTCGGCCACCTTCGAGGTGAGCGTCCGGGACAGCCGGGTGTGGATCAACGACCCGCACGGTAGCGGCATCGTGGTCTCCTTCGACGGCAACGGCCGGTCGACCGAAATCGACATCACCGGTCGGGGCGACGACCCGCCGAAGCCGGCGCCCAGCAAGTCGGCCACCCCTCCGCCGCCGACCCGTACGCCCAAGACCCCACCGCCCAAGCCGGCGGAGCTGCTGACCGTGCCCGACCTGGTGGGGCTGGACCGGACGGCGGCCTGTGCCCAGCTGGAACCGAAGCTGCGCTGCGTGGCGGTGGCCCAGCCGGACGGTGAGGGCGAGACCGACAAGGTACTCAGCACCAACCCGCCGGCCGGATCGCGGCTCAGCGCGGGCAAGCCGGTGACCGTGGTCTACCGTGGCCCGGCCCGGGTGCCCCGGGTGGTCGACCTGCCCGCCGGCCAGGCCTGCCAGGCCCTGATCGCCGCCCGGTTGAAGTGCGTGGATCGGGTCTCCGGGCTCGCCAGCAGCGGCAACGAGGTGCGGGTGGTGACCGCGCAGAACCCGGCTCCGGACAGCGCAGCGGACACCGACGCCCCGGTGGAGATCACCTATCCGGCGCAGATCGCGGTCGGCAACTTCGCCGGGCAGCCGTACGACACGGCGTGCCCGGTGGGCCTGAACTGCGTACCCCGCAACCTCGGCCCCGGCACCCCCGCCTACGTGGTGGTGGCGCAGACCCCGGCGGCAGGCGCGGGCGCGGACCCGGGCTCGAACGTGGTGCTGGACCACTACGGGCATCCGGCTGTACCGGCTCTGGTCGGCATGAACCCCGACCAGGCGTGCGCGACGCTCCAGGCGGCGCAGTTGGCCTGCAACCGCAACGACAACGCGGTCACCCTCCAGGTCAACCAGGTGTTGGCCCAGGACCCGGCGCCCGGGGCCGCGCTGCCGGCGGGCAGCCCGGTGACCATCACCTACGAGTCCACCGCGCCCGCGCCGCTGCACCGCTTCAAGGCACCAGCGCCGAACCGGGCCAACTTCCTCTCCCCGGGCGGCGGCGGTCCCGGTGGCTGGAGCCAGCAGTCCACCATCGGCCGGGTCTACCCACCGGACGCAGCGGTGCCGGGCTTGCAGAACATCTACCAGTCGCGCTGCGTCAGCGGCTGCGGTGAGGTGGGTGGCTACTACTACTCGGGCAACCCGCAGGTGCAGCAGAACTGGGTGATGGAGGGGGCGGCCTTCGCCTGCTTCACCGACAGCCCGCCCGGCACCGTCCCGCTGCACGCGCTCATGCACGGCGCGGACGCCGTCTGGGTCTTCGCGGAGCCCGGCAGCGCGGAGTACCAGTACTTCAAGGACAACGGGTTCGGCCGGTTCGAGTTCCGGATCTGCAACGTCTGGCCCCGCCCCTGA
- a CDS encoding PadR family transcriptional regulator, whose amino-acid sequence MSSRAMTEPAFFILTVLLAGPRHGYGIVTDVADASEGRVRLKIGSLYGALDRLVGEGLVELDREEVWQGRLRRYYRLTEPGRHALAEEAERLAANARIASTRLREQRPIADPAS is encoded by the coding sequence ATGAGTTCTCGGGCGATGACGGAACCCGCCTTCTTCATCCTCACGGTCCTGCTCGCCGGGCCGCGCCACGGCTACGGCATCGTCACCGACGTGGCCGACGCGTCGGAGGGGCGAGTACGGCTGAAGATCGGCTCCCTGTACGGGGCGCTGGACCGACTCGTCGGCGAGGGCCTGGTGGAGTTGGACCGCGAAGAGGTCTGGCAGGGCCGGTTACGCCGGTACTACCGGCTGACCGAGCCGGGACGGCACGCCCTCGCCGAGGAGGCCGAACGACTGGCCGCCAACGCACGCATCGCCTCGACGCGGCTACGGGAGCAGCGCCCGATCGCGGACCCGGCATCGTGA
- a CDS encoding amidohydrolase, producing MTDTVFENARIHTLDPARPQAEAMLVRGERLVHVGSLDECRERAAAGARRVDLGGTTVLPGLIDSHLHSALYVRGLEQVDLRGTTSLDEALARIRGHAATLPPDAWLFGGRWDSNKWARPVQPTRADLDRVCPDRPAVLPSIDGHTTWVNTAALRRLGIDVHTLDPVGGQIVRDEHGEPTGILREAAGDAAYDLMRSSLTGDLVQQLRTHLPRLLAVGLTSIHDLDGQDCRAAYETLYARGELPLRVHKSIPSTALDEVIDLGWATGDGDRWLRTGPVKIFTDGALGSHTCLMSEPYDGEPDNHGIAVTPAEEFERLVAKAAGAGIAVAAHAIGDAANRMVLRAYARWRQAACADPAAAGALPRLRHRIEHTQHLSPEDVPLLARLGVIASMQPTHCTSDIPLTSRMLAGRDLASYAWRSLLDTGATVAFGSDAPVEDPDPFHGIHAAVTRQQPDGTPPGGVDPHERLDLDAALHGFTVAGAYASYEEHLKGRLRPGMLADFIALPVDPYQVEPADLRDLTVALTVVGGVVRWQR from the coding sequence ATGACCGACACGGTTTTCGAGAACGCCCGGATCCACACGCTCGACCCCGCCCGTCCGCAGGCCGAGGCGATGCTGGTGCGTGGCGAGCGGCTGGTCCACGTCGGGAGCCTCGACGAGTGCCGGGAGCGAGCCGCCGCCGGGGCGCGCCGGGTCGACCTGGGTGGGACGACCGTGCTGCCCGGGCTCATCGACAGTCACCTCCACTCGGCGCTCTACGTACGCGGCCTGGAACAGGTGGACCTGCGCGGCACCACCAGCCTCGACGAGGCGTTGGCCCGGATCCGGGGCCACGCCGCCACCCTGCCGCCCGACGCCTGGCTCTTCGGCGGCCGGTGGGACAGCAACAAGTGGGCCCGGCCGGTGCAGCCCACCCGGGCCGACCTGGACCGGGTCTGTCCGGACCGGCCCGCCGTGCTGCCCAGCATCGACGGGCACACCACCTGGGTCAACACCGCCGCCCTGCGGCGACTCGGCATCGACGTCCACACCCTCGACCCGGTCGGCGGGCAGATCGTCCGCGACGAACACGGCGAGCCGACCGGCATCCTGCGGGAGGCGGCCGGCGACGCGGCGTACGACCTCATGCGCTCGTCCCTGACCGGGGATCTCGTCCAGCAGTTGCGTACCCATCTGCCCCGGTTGCTCGCCGTCGGCCTGACCAGCATCCACGACCTCGACGGGCAGGACTGCCGGGCCGCCTACGAGACCCTGTACGCGCGGGGGGAGCTGCCGCTGCGGGTGCACAAGTCGATCCCGTCGACCGCGCTGGACGAGGTCATCGACCTGGGTTGGGCGACCGGCGACGGGGACCGCTGGCTGCGTACCGGGCCGGTCAAGATCTTCACCGACGGGGCGCTCGGCTCGCACACCTGCCTGATGAGCGAACCGTACGACGGCGAGCCGGACAACCACGGCATCGCGGTCACCCCGGCCGAGGAGTTCGAGCGGCTGGTCGCAAAGGCGGCCGGGGCCGGCATCGCCGTCGCCGCGCACGCCATCGGGGACGCGGCAAACCGGATGGTGCTGCGGGCGTACGCCCGCTGGCGGCAGGCGGCCTGTGCCGACCCGGCCGCTGCCGGAGCGCTGCCCCGGCTGCGGCACCGGATCGAACACACCCAGCACCTGAGTCCGGAGGACGTGCCACTGCTCGCCCGGCTGGGCGTGATCGCCTCGATGCAGCCCACCCACTGCACCAGCGACATCCCCCTGACCAGCAGGATGCTCGCCGGCCGGGACCTCGCCTCGTACGCCTGGCGCAGCCTGCTGGACACCGGCGCGACGGTCGCGTTCGGCTCGGACGCCCCGGTAGAGGATCCCGACCCCTTCCACGGCATCCACGCCGCGGTGACCCGGCAGCAGCCGGACGGGACCCCGCCCGGCGGAGTGGACCCGCACGAGCGCCTCGACCTCGACGCGGCGCTGCACGGCTTCACCGTCGCCGGCGCGTACGCCTCCTACGAGGAGCACCTGAAGGGGCGGCTGCGCCCCGGCATGCTCGCGGACTTCATCGCGTTGCCCGTCGACCCGTACCAGGTCGAGCCGGCGGACCTGCGCGACCTGACCGTGGCGCTCACCGTCGTCGGCGGCGTCGTCCGCTGGCAACGCTGA